A region from the Leptospira neocaledonica genome encodes:
- a CDS encoding esterase/lipase family protein: MPYKPTEPSMKLGKFAVSFARDTSLGVLSGVKSALTGSFEWCAKSLSQISETPTVNGTRFGEFLKNTGISLAEAGSKTEEGLSKAFESTAQAMHTALEALSETESLIQKKVFENISVSSVVGESFAGMITTSEIQASFRLDGKDVSPEEVLADWKKSGSKKPILCVPGLFCDEGLWTKNGEPSFSEILIQENYYPIYLRFNPGAHISENGSKLLELVKKVLEDPELKSKKFDVVSYSQGGLILRSALYSSKKEGNPLSSNIQKVLFISSPDGGSYIEKVGFWLGLGAEALPVFPVQLVGYIGNQRSEAMKDLSHGIIREEDWKEGTHLGRYGKEKYFGELDDIDAYQIYSFVSEEEGDWSSWIGDGIVEKPSLTLLSDSIFRKKSNPDTRVKILKGLSHYQIMPSAELREYFTKIFLGK, from the coding sequence ATGCCATACAAGCCCACAGAACCCAGCATGAAGTTGGGAAAATTCGCAGTTTCATTCGCAAGGGACACATCTCTTGGAGTTCTATCCGGAGTTAAATCCGCACTCACAGGTTCATTTGAATGGTGCGCAAAAAGTTTATCCCAGATCTCTGAAACACCTACAGTAAATGGAACCAGATTCGGAGAATTTTTGAAGAACACTGGTATATCCTTGGCCGAAGCCGGAAGTAAAACGGAAGAAGGTCTTTCCAAAGCATTCGAATCTACCGCACAGGCAATGCATACTGCTTTAGAGGCATTGAGTGAAACAGAATCTCTGATCCAAAAGAAGGTATTCGAAAATATTTCCGTTTCGAGCGTAGTGGGAGAATCTTTCGCAGGAATGATCACAACTTCCGAGATCCAGGCGTCGTTTCGTTTGGATGGAAAAGATGTAAGTCCGGAAGAAGTATTGGCCGATTGGAAAAAATCCGGATCCAAAAAACCGATCTTATGCGTACCAGGTTTATTTTGTGATGAAGGACTCTGGACGAAAAATGGAGAACCTTCTTTCTCCGAAATTCTGATCCAAGAAAATTATTACCCTATTTATCTTAGATTCAATCCTGGGGCTCATATCTCCGAGAATGGATCCAAACTTCTTGAGTTAGTGAAGAAGGTCCTGGAAGATCCTGAACTAAAAAGTAAAAAATTCGATGTAGTTTCCTATAGCCAAGGCGGCCTTATTCTTAGAAGCGCATTGTATTCTTCAAAAAAAGAGGGGAATCCACTTTCTTCTAATATTCAAAAAGTATTATTTATTAGTTCTCCTGACGGAGGTTCTTATATTGAAAAAGTTGGATTCTGGTTGGGTCTGGGGGCAGAAGCTCTACCTGTGTTTCCAGTCCAGCTAGTCGGTTATATCGGAAACCAAAGAAGTGAAGCAATGAAGGACCTCTCTCACGGAATTATCAGAGAGGAAGATTGGAAAGAAGGCACACATTTAGGCAGATACGGAAAAGAAAAATATTTCGGCGAACTGGATGACATAGATGCCTATCAGATCTACAGTTTTGTTTCCGAAGAAGAAGGAGACTGGTCTTCTTGGATCGGAGACGGTATCGTAGAAAAACCAAGTCTTACTCTTTTGAGCGATTCTATATTTCGTAAGAAGTCTAATCCGGACACTAGAGTCAAGATTCTAAAAGGGTTATCTCATTATCAGATTATGCCTTCTGCTGAACTAAGGGAATATTTTACTAAAATCTTTTTAGGAAAGTAA
- the lvrB gene encoding hybrid histidine kinase/response regulator LvrB, with the protein MKTLKFLFLEDSSTDLELIQRELKRGGVEYIPVHVQDRDEYLKAIEDEKPDFIFSDYSLPNFDGLSALTIAKEQCPSTPFIFVSGTYGEEAAIQTLTRGATDYVLKDRLVKLVPALRRAIREIEEHKALRRAEQEKFEIEEQLRQSQKVEAMGFLAGAMAHEINNPIMAIIDYAQLISKGDMDVDKAQKIASKIKQEGERISVMVKDLLRFARQEKGNFEPVSVFALISRARSISEQRLKMSRIQLDLDVHTDLPSVMCKEGQILQVLLNLINNGTDALNQRYPEYDENKRMIISAKPEEIGGKSWVRITVEDLGSGIPQEIGKSIFNTFFTTKGADKGTGLGLSVSLGIVKEHGGFLSFESAPMEYTRFFLDLPAV; encoded by the coding sequence ATGAAGACGCTGAAATTCCTTTTTTTAGAAGATTCTTCTACAGACCTAGAACTTATCCAAAGGGAATTAAAAAGAGGGGGCGTGGAATACATTCCTGTCCATGTCCAAGATAGGGACGAATACCTTAAGGCAATCGAAGACGAGAAGCCTGATTTTATTTTTTCGGATTATTCACTTCCTAATTTTGATGGATTGTCTGCATTAACTATCGCAAAAGAACAATGCCCTAGTACTCCTTTTATATTCGTGTCCGGAACGTACGGAGAAGAGGCAGCCATCCAAACTTTAACTAGAGGAGCAACGGACTATGTTCTGAAAGACAGGTTAGTAAAACTTGTCCCAGCTTTAAGAAGAGCAATCCGAGAAATCGAAGAACATAAAGCCTTAAGAAGGGCGGAACAAGAGAAGTTTGAAATCGAAGAACAACTCAGACAAAGCCAGAAAGTGGAAGCGATGGGATTTTTAGCGGGGGCTATGGCCCATGAGATCAATAATCCTATCATGGCGATCATCGATTATGCTCAATTGATCTCCAAAGGAGATATGGATGTAGACAAGGCGCAAAAGATTGCTTCTAAGATCAAACAGGAAGGAGAAAGAATTTCCGTAATGGTAAAAGATCTATTAAGATTTGCCAGACAGGAAAAAGGAAACTTCGAACCTGTAAGCGTTTTTGCTTTAATCTCCAGGGCACGTTCTATCTCGGAACAAAGATTAAAAATGAGCCGTATCCAGTTGGATCTGGATGTGCATACTGATCTTCCTTCCGTGATGTGCAAAGAAGGGCAGATACTTCAGGTACTCTTGAATCTGATCAATAACGGAACGGATGCGTTGAATCAACGTTATCCGGAATATGATGAGAACAAGAGAATGATCATATCCGCAAAACCGGAAGAGATCGGAGGTAAATCTTGGGTCAGAATTACGGTAGAAGATTTAGGTTCCGGAATTCCTCAGGAGATCGGTAAATCTATCTTCAATACATTCTTCACTACTAAAGGAGCAGATAAGGGAACCGGTCTAGGACTTTCTGTCAGCTTAGGTATCGTGAAAGAGCATGGAGGATTTCTTTCCTTCGAAAGTGCTCCAATGGAATACACTAGATTTTTCTTGGATTTGCCTGCAGTCTAA
- a CDS encoding response regulator, producing the protein MNQSGNYDILYAEDNPNDAELTLRGFRKNNLVNQVFHVKDGEEALEFLFCRGRYKGRESGGKPLFVLLDLKMPKVDGLEVLREIKSDEKLKTVPVVMLTSSAEEKDIVESYKLGVNSYIIKPVEFEKLIITVSEIGQYWCILNKSVH; encoded by the coding sequence ATGAATCAATCGGGAAACTATGATATACTTTATGCGGAGGACAATCCGAACGATGCAGAGCTGACTCTGAGAGGTTTCAGGAAAAATAATTTAGTAAACCAAGTCTTTCACGTCAAAGATGGAGAGGAAGCTCTAGAATTTTTATTTTGCAGAGGAAGATATAAGGGGAGAGAATCCGGCGGAAAGCCATTATTTGTATTATTAGATCTTAAAATGCCTAAAGTGGATGGTCTCGAGGTGCTAAGAGAGATCAAGTCAGATGAAAAATTAAAAACAGTTCCAGTTGTGATGTTAACTTCCTCTGCGGAAGAGAAAGATATAGTAGAAAGTTATAAACTAGGCGTAAACAGTTATATTATAAAACCTGTAGAATTTGAAAAACTGATCATAACAGTATCTGAAATAGGACAATATTGGTGTATATTAAATAAATCGGTGCATTGA
- a CDS encoding DUF1801 domain-containing protein: MPAKKKSQKTNSSPKRGIKYEDKSPGQPELIPIFEEIKKLMKPYKKGSLKEREDTGGQYGLVSEMEIEVNGKKKPEVYFAGILVQKGYVGFYFMPVYSQPEIKKVFQPELLKCLKGKSCFYIKKKDPVLFAQIKDALKLGYEEYKKKGWVK, encoded by the coding sequence ATGCCAGCTAAGAAGAAGTCCCAAAAGACAAACTCTTCCCCTAAACGAGGGATCAAATACGAAGACAAATCTCCAGGACAGCCGGAACTAATTCCGATTTTTGAAGAGATCAAGAAGCTGATGAAACCCTATAAAAAGGGAAGCCTCAAAGAAAGAGAGGACACTGGAGGTCAATACGGCTTGGTGAGCGAAATGGAAATCGAAGTAAACGGCAAAAAAAAGCCCGAGGTTTATTTCGCGGGGATACTTGTTCAAAAAGGGTATGTAGGATTTTATTTTATGCCCGTATATTCTCAACCGGAAATAAAAAAGGTCTTCCAACCCGAACTTCTGAAATGTTTAAAAGGCAAAAGTTGTTTTTATATAAAGAAGAAAGACCCTGTCCTTTTCGCTCAGATCAAAGACGCCTTAAAATTAGGATACGAAGAATATAAAAAGAAAGGCTGGGTTAAATAA
- a CDS encoding CsaA family protein: protein MMESTEYINLVSEKPFADLDLRVGKVIGFELLLDHGEKAYRLILDFGENGVRKSSEPILALGEEKDFLGKQTLCVMDYPAAHIARMRAQALFLGFIEDEEEFSKSDAISFVQLAC, encoded by the coding sequence ATGATGGAATCGACTGAATATATAAACTTAGTTTCGGAAAAACCTTTTGCCGATCTAGACTTAAGAGTCGGTAAGGTGATTGGTTTTGAATTGCTTCTAGATCATGGGGAAAAAGCTTATAGATTGATTTTGGACTTCGGCGAAAACGGAGTCCGCAAATCGAGCGAACCCATACTTGCTCTAGGAGAAGAAAAAGATTTCTTGGGCAAACAAACTCTCTGCGTGATGGATTATCCTGCCGCTCATATTGCAAGAATGAGAGCCCAAGCTCTCTTCTTAGGCTTTATTGAAGATGAGGAAGAGTTCAGCAAGTCCGACGCGATCAGCTTCGTCCAACTCGCTTGTTAA